DNA sequence from the Pseudophryne corroboree isolate aPseCor3 chromosome 6, aPseCor3.hap2, whole genome shotgun sequence genome:
TTCCAATGCTCCTTTAGAGGTGACATTCTCATAACCTTGTTATACCTTCCTGACCTGGCCTGGTTGTTGGAGAATGAATGGTTCCCATCCTCCAGTTTTTATTGCTGAGTTCTGGATACGAGATCATATTAATTTCCTGACTCCAGGAGGCATCAATTTTCTTCTCCCAGGTCTGTGTATAGATAGGTTCACATATAGGACACATGCTATTGTTCCATCTAGGTGGAATAAAACCAATTTTTACATACTCTTACATAAGATACAATTCTGATACTTCTGTCTGCATGTAAATGTAACATCCCCGTCACAATCACCCTCATATACAGGGCCAAAAACACAAGGTGCAAAGTTACCTtctatattgtttattttttaatcACCTGGATGTCAGGTCTTGATTGTTTCCCACACCTGAAACATGATGCCTTTGCCATATGTTGAATCAGAACCAAAGTTCTAAGCCTTGTTACCTGGCAGGCTCAATATCACTATTAAAATTCCAAGCCACCTATTTTTGGCTTGCATTGTTGAATAACCTTTTAATATAATGTATGGCTTTTATTTTTTGAATTGTAATTTTAAGGTTGTAGGTGATCGAGAACAAACAGCTATGACCGTTAGGGGGAgtttgtggagagagagaaagtagcaaCCATCAGCTTCTAGCTGCAATTTTTTAAACACCGCCTGTAAagtgacaggatctgattggttgttactttatctatctccactttatcttttgtCAAGCTTTTGATAAATATCCTCTTATATTATTAGTGTATACTTTCCCTCAGTGTATAACTTTTTTCAGTTCTACTTCTTAGTTGTGTTGATGGGAACATTATTTTCTCTTGCGTTAAGCACATACCCCATGAATGCATCTACTTATCATCATCTCTTTATACACCTTCAGAAACAGCTTCTTAAAACAGGTTACCTAATGTAATCTCATTTTGTGAGGCTGTCACCATAATCATAAAACAGATATCGCTTTGCATTGTACCCACCTAAGAAATATATGACACCTAGTAAATTTTTTTGCACCAATCATTATGTTAAGCAAATTCACAGCCTAAGTACTAAGCAGCATACTGGCTGTGTATTTGACGGCATTGACAAGttatacagcaaaaaaaaaaaaaacacattacacaATTCTACTGAACTCTAATATTTTAACAGCTCACGTCATAATCACATATTGCAGCATCCCCAGATCAGTCTACAAAGATTTCTGTACGCTCTTTTTAGTAGTCTGTATAGACACATGATATGTTGACATTTCCAGATTTTGTTTCTTTACATTTCATGCACTTTGATTGGCCTAATTCTCCAGTGTGGTGTCATTTATTTTGTTAATCTGGTCCAATTTGTGCATTGCTGAAATTATCTAGATTTCAGAATAGTCTATTTGGACCCCCATTGTAATGATATTGAATCAAACCAGCTGCATATATCTTTTACAGTGGGTATAAAATTATTGGTGATTTCCAGCAGAATGATTCGGATAATGCAGATGCGGCACAAAAGCTGGTTACAGTAAAATGTTCTTTGTATCAGAAATAATATGATGGGCACATAATGGGTACATGGATCTGATGTCAGACTGATGAGTGTCTTACTGCTAATACAGtttcaagtagaattttttttgcaCAAGTAGATGCATAATGGAATGAAACTGTATTTAGATTTTACATCCTACTCATGCTGTTTTTCTTTAGGTATGAACGCAGAAGGACAGGACACATTAACATTGGGAGCCTGTGTCTCTCTAATGGAGGTGAGTCTATGTCTAAACAAGTCCCTTTGCACTGTGATTGCAACATTGACCGGTACCTACAGCCCAACTGGACAATGCATtttggggtatgggtcgttgggtcgactcaatttaggtcgacagtcattgggtcgacatgcattaggtcgacatgtactaggtcaaaaggtcgacatgggtttttggactttttttggtgttgttttcttcgtaaagtgaaggggaaccccaattagtgcaccgtgtcccctcgcatggctccgctaccgctgcgctcggcacaggttacctttcccaattgtagtccacgtggatcgtcaagtatgaaaaagtccaaaaaatggaaaaaaaatgtaaaaacccaTGTCGAattttcagtggtcgacctaatgactgttgacctaatgactgtcgacctaacgactgtatcctGCATTTTGCATCTGAGAAATGATGTTAATCCCAGCTGACACTGTAGCTACGCAAAGCGATTTCCATGTTTCTTACAGCAGTTCTGCCGAGCTCTGAAAAATGCTGCAATTCACTGTAATCTGTTCCTCTCTGATTATATTACATTATGATCTCACCTTTCCCTGGCCTAAACCATTACATTTTTGTTTCACTTCATTGAAAGGCTAAGGCTTCCAGTACTTGGGCGCCCGGCTTGTGGCTATCCATATTAAACAGTGGCAGATTTTTAAGTTGGGAAAGGGACACGTTCTTTTATAGGTTTATAGTtgcactttaattaaaaaaaaaaattctgtgttttccTTTGCAGGAATCTTCCCAGAGACGCACCACCCTAGATTTATACAGAAGGTTGGTTAAATCAGAGTTCATATTAGTAAGCTTTGTCTGTGCAGTCTCTAAGTCATTTACATATCTGTAAAAATACAGACCCGCCACAGAAATGTAATTCTGGTTCTGATGTTAGGGTATACAATTGTTCTACTAATGTGTACTACACATGCCCCAAGAAACTGCAGTGTGCTTACACAGCTTTACTGGCATCTGACACTTGTGCCTCTTGTGCCTGGACAGGCGTGACAGAGGAGAGCAGAGATGGTCTAATGTTGAGTACAGTGAGGGTGTACTTGCAAACATAGGCAAACCTGCACTGAGATCTTTATATGCCTGTCGGTAGCCATATCAATATCGGGTGCAATTGTACAGATAGGGTGGTATTGAAAGCTCTCCCTGCTACATTTTACTTCCAGGCCTCTTTATAAATGTGCTGTCTGCTGTCCTATTAAAATATTTGTTTCCCAATGTTGTCACAAAAATAGTTTGCTTCAGATTGACAGCCAAAGCATATGCAGCACCAACATCAAAACTGGTCATGAAAAATAAAATTAGCAGTGTTTGTCTTAACATAAATATTCAAAAGCTTCTTTTCCAAATGGCTGCAGGACTTTTTTCTCTCAGTAACATGACAAATGTGTTACCCTTCCTCAGAGGTAATTATTGGGTATATATCTATGCTTTTCACCATACAGGCACTGGTAATCAGAAAAGTTTGTTCATATACAGTAGGCTCAAAACCACTAAAATGTATGCACCTACAGTATAGGGATAATTAGTAGTCCTttctataaatatatttttatattcatTAAAATGGATCTTTCTCTCTTATTTCTGTCTATTGATCAGTGTCTTGTCTTGTCATCCACATTCATTTACCAAACCTGTTTGTGTAAAATATTTATCTGCTTAAAGCAAGGTTAATGTCTAATCCAATAAAACACTTAACTCTAACTAGCAGCACTGAAGTATGCAGAACGTATTAGAGTGTCATTAATTGTGTAAGCAATGGAGTTTGAAAACAGAGACATTAATGTTTATTCAAAACAATTGATTTGTAAGCTCATGATGACTATACTGACCGTAACATAATGTTTGTTCTTCACCTTTCTTGTAGGTGCTGAAAGATGGTGGGATTTTTTCGCCAATACTAACCAGGCTGATGAACTTCTATTTCTTTAGTAAAGGGTGAATAATAGCTGCAAATGTGTTCGAGGAAGTGAAAGTGACACCTGATTGTATTGCCACTCAGTTGGGTCTTGTGCTGACTCCACATGTTCCTCACtagggcggtcaggagaccaaaacCGGGATCCCAGcggcgagcgcagtgtgtccctttgcgggcttgctgtgatcgccacgcttcaggcccagtgatgacacagggttctattccgcctcgggtggtggtgtggaccagcacccaagtggggaaaccagTTGGCAGTCGAGACTCCGGCCGCCGGTATAGCAgatgttgtcgggattccggcgtcggtcaattgactgcctccccctcACCCAGCCATCTTACTCACATGGACAGCTGTCTGTCCTCTAGCAGTTTGTTTTCCATCTTCTCGCCTTCATTGGGCAACAGCTTATGCTAATAAAAAAAGTACTTGTTATTAGCAACTGTTAAGTCTCCTATTTTGTCATTCCTTTTTCTGAACTCTATTTATGTCCTATTTTGGCAGAATAAGCGAAGTGTTTGGTCCTTTTACACAGCCCTCAGATGCTGAATATTGGGATATGTGGACAGCTCTGAGGACCAATGAAGGCAACCTAGTGGTAgacaggtacagtacagtaggtctgcTCCATTCATCGCcactatgttttatttttatttatttttaattaataaatTCTAAAAAAGTTTCTGTCAGTATTTTAGTGTACAAAAAAAGCACATTACAACTGaaagttttttttaaagatatatttttattttcaatttccaATTGAACAATGCACAGAAGTATTAACAGTAGACATGAGCATCACATGGACATGCAAATAGAAAAACATAGCATGCGTATCTATGTATATAAGAAAATAAACAATAAAGGGGCAGGAGGGGTAAGGGAAGAGGTAAAAACTTGCCCGGGGGGGGGGAAAAAAAGTACAAACAGATGAAGAAGCAAAGGAGCTGGTAGAGATGAGGTCTGAAAAGGTGAGCGTGATTAGAACATCAGGTCCCCAATATCCCTAAGGGCAAAACCGGCAGGGCAGGACTGACTAAGGGCAAACCAAGGGCTCCACTGAAGCTGTTTTTGTTGCATGTTTTACATGTCATTACTACCTGTAGACCTTCAGGTATTGGCTTATGTGAATATCCCCAATAAGCGTCTGCTTACCGCATCTTCCTGGTGTTTAGTATTTTGCAGTATATAAACCAGCGCAGAAAGCACAGGGATCGCTGGGTAGAAGCGCTGACCAATACATCCGTTCCTTGTGAGTATTCATCCATTTTCTTAATCCAGTGGAACACATTTATTTAGAAACAAATGTTATGTCTAGATTACCTGATAACGTGTCTGGAGAATGAATTCTGGGTATTTTTCTACACATCACTGTAGGTCTTGTGCACGTtttgtggtgcatctgcagattcTTCAGAAATGGCCCTTACTCTGGAAAAGTGTAGTTGATGCATTTCAATTCCTTCTTTATGACGAAAGAGCCGGAACTGGGTTGTAAAGGGGTGTTTTCACGTAGGCAATGCAGTGAGGGCATGCTTAAGTTGCTATGTGATGGCCATTGTTATTTGTAAGTGAAAAGATGCTTGTTTGGTGACGTATCGTAGTGGAAGTCACATCACAAGATCTGCTTAGGGGCAGATATGTCATTGCATACTTCTTTTGAGCAACATACGCCCAATTTACTTCCACCTCTGCATCAGCCCATTTATGTTTTATAATTCATATTTCTGATTAAGAAGGCTCTAGTGTTTATTTTGCATGGATAGACATTTGCAGCTCTACAGATGGAGTACAGTTTACAGTATTTCAGTAAATAATTTCACGGCACAGAATGTTTTTCAATTGACTAAAGAATCCCAAATCATTCACAACTATATCAATCAGATGCTTCACTTGGTTCTTAGCCAAGATGCATTATTTGCTTTAATCAACTGTACTTATCTGTATTTTTTTATGTAAATGTCATTTCATTTGATTTAGAATTAataatttttgggaaaaaaacactggtaaatggtAATCTAACATATGTTATGCTAATGTGGATAAAAAGgttattttttgcatttttcttaAACTGGACAGCAAACCCAAAAATGATGTTATGCAATATACGGACAATGAGCTTAATGTGCACATCCACATTTATATTTGGATTTTTGTACTTATAGTGCATCTAATATATGGACCACTGGATCCTGTCAACCCCTATCCAGAGTTCTTGGACCAATATAAGTAAGTAAACTCTACCATTTAACCTAgaagcatagaatttgacggcagataagaaccacttagcctgTCTTCTCTTGTATAACACCTGGGTAAATAATGATACTTCTTAATGTAGCTTTGTTGTGAAAAttgatttacacttccccagcggctgctattgtctgcagtggCTAGGTAGGaagtcctgccatgctgactgttCAGCAATGATCGGCAATATGGCAAACACCGGGGGGAGGGTGCAAGAAGGCAGagagaccttctggtccctctgagagcagctgctctcttccctgcagctgtaaacactgtgtatctgactggtcgcatcctgtgcgaccaggtcagataaagcacttgctggtgtggttgcatTTGATGCGACCATGCTAGGCAAGTGGTTTAGGCTTGATACATATTCCCCTTAACATATTCCATTGTGACCAGGTATAGGACAGGTATATACTTGAGATTAATGATTAATAGATTATTGGACACTAATGGACGAAGAGACAGTTTGATGGCATATCTGGTGTATGAAGTCAATACCATGAGTACTGAACTTGCATCTGTGTTTCGGTGTACTGATCACCATTTCCAGAGCGACAGTAaaagtacatacagatgtgtcctcactcctCATACATCTTGGAGTATATAAACTCAAGtacggtttttagaagtggagctgttgcccatcACAACCAATTTGATTCTACTTAtcacttatctagcaccttctagaagataatagctagaagctgattggttgctatgggcaaaatctctacttctaaaaacccgcactttagtaaatataccacctagCTTCAATaagccatgcagtgtgagatgccggcCGAGTGAGCTGCCAGTCCCAGtacaactctgctaacgtcgggcatcttTTATGCAGAAGATGCGTCTTAGTTGCAATGTGATTTGACCAGGATGCACAAtgagattgtgctgattaatttgatatgacactggtatattgtgtgtgactgagtctgtatatgaagaagAACAGAACTTTTATTGGggtgaaaaaagctgcagctgctacattataACACTGTGTATGCagtttcagagactcagtcgcacacagataaacaagtgtcatatatcagatTATTCAGCACAGTCTTCTGGTGAGTCCTAGCCGCATCAAAATTGACGCCTTTTTAGAAAAGAATATGTCCAACTCTAGCAGAGTCCCACGTTACATGGTGTGCCGAGAGGGGCTGCTTGTCACGACTGCAGGAATcattattaggacacatctgtatttcataGGTGCTGACATCCCCGCTGCTGCCTCTGATTATCGGCATTGTACAGCGTGACGCTTGATTACGATGACACAAATGGCATCATCTGCCTGCCCATTTCACTCATAAGTAGGCGGCTGGGTGGGGggtgcggcacggctctgggagacATGTCCACTGTTCCAGGCAACTAAGAGTgccacccaattttcaggagcctcccgccaATTCTGGGactgtaggcaagtatgctgtaactcTTTCATGCCTCCATTAGAGACTTTTTTTGCTGGTGCTTATTACTTGATGATGCAAGGTCATTATATACAAAGCTATTTCTGTTCCTCCCCAGTATTTCTAGTGTGGTTCATTGTGTATTGCACTGTTCTAGCATAGGAGTGTGCTCCTAACATCTATGTGATTCAACTTGTCACTGTGTCCTTCTTTCTACAGGAAACTGATTCCAAAGTCAACTTTCACAGTTCTTGATGATCACATCAGTCACTACCCTCAGGTGGAAGATCCCACTGGTTTCCTGAATGCCTATCTAAACTTTATCAATTCATTCTGACCACGGGaatataacttttttttctttGGGCAGCTTGACTGACATTGATCTTCAGATGACACATGGaactgtcttgtttatttttttcaagaaAAACAACAAAGCAATATTATTAATTACATGTGTCTTTTTGTTTTACCCTGGAGCAATCATCGTCTCTGCATCCAAATTCCAGCAGTAACCACAACAAGATATCTCAGGGCTGTCTGTTTGTCATTGTACAGTATCTGCAGGTCCTACCAGTCACTGCATTCTTTTATTTCCCTACTACAAGTTTGCACTTTGATCAAGTATGTACAATGGAATTTTCCAAATCCTTCTCCTGGTATGTTATTCTCTGTCAGAGCAAGGCATATTGCAGGTTTCAAATCCAATCTGTGGTTTTAAAATCATTGTTTCTTATTTGTGAGATGATTTGGAACAGTATGTAGGTTATTAATGAGTGCAGTATGAAGCAGGTTTGTAGCCTCTTTCTATTGTAGGAAATCACGTTTTACTGTGTCTGCACAGTGCAATAAAAAGAAGGGCTGCCATTTTAAGAAGACCTTAAGCTGCCATTTTCTACATAATAaaattgtatttctctatcgtcctagtggatgctggggttcctgaaaggaccatggggaatagcggctccgcaggagacagggcacaaaaagtaaagcttttccagatcaggtggtgtgcactggctcctccccctatgaccctcctccagactccagttagatttttgtgcccggccgagaagggtgcaattctaggtggctctcataaagagctgcttagagaaagtttagcttaggttttttattttacagtgattcctgctggcaacaggatcactgcaacgagggacagaggggagaagaagtgaactcacctgcgtgcaggatggattggcttcttggctactggacatcagctccagagggacgatcacaggtacagcctggatggtcaccggagccgcgccgccggcccccttgcagatgctgaagtaagaagaggtccagaatcggcggctgaagactcctgcagttgtgcgccattttcctctcagcacacttcacacgcagtcactgagggtgcagggcgctgggggggggcgccctgggaggcaaatgtaaacctatataaaggctaaaaatacctcacatatagcccccagaggctatatggagatatttaacccctgcctgtattcacaaaatagcgggagacgagcccgccgaaaaaggggcggggcctatctcctcagcacacggcgccatttcctctcacagctccgctggtcaggacggctcccaggtctctcccctgcactgcactacagaaacagggtaaaacagagagggggggcaaatttaatggcaatatcttgatatatataaagcagctataagggagcacttattataaggctatccctgtcatatatagcgctttttggtgtgtgctggcagactctccctctgtctccccaaagggctagtgggtcctgtcttcgtttagagcattccctgtgtgtctgctgtgtgtcggtacgtgtgtgtcgacatgtatgaggacgatattggtgtggaggcggagcaattgccaaatatggggatgtcacctcctagggggtcgacaccagaatggatgcctttatttatggaattacgggatagtgtcaacacgctaaagcagtcgtttgacgacatgaggcggccggacaatcaattagtgcctgtccaggcgcctcaaacaccgtcaggggctgtaaaacgccctttgcctcagtcggtcgacacagacccagacacaggcactgattccagtggtgacggtgacgaatcaaccgtattttccagtagggccacacgttatatgattttggcaatgaaggaggcgttacatttagctgatactacaggtaccactaaacagggtattatgtggggtgtgaaaaaactacctatagtttttcctgaatcagaagaattaaatgacgtgtgtgatgaagcgtgggttgcccctgataaaaagctgataatttcaaagaaattattggcattataccctttcccgccagaggttagggagcgctgggaaacacctcctagggtggacaaggcgctaacacgcttatcaaaacaagtggcgttaccttctcctgagacggccgcacttaaagatccatcagataggaggatggaaaatatccaaaaaagtatatacacacatgcaggtgttatactacgaccagctatagcgactgcctggatgtgcagtgctggggtagtttggtcagagtccctgattgaaaatattgataccctggacagggacaatattttactgtcgttagaacaaataaaggatgcatttctttatatgcgtgatgcacagagggatatctgcacactggcatcacgggtaagtgctatgtccatttcggccagaagagctttatggacgcgacagtggacaggcgatgcggattcaaaacggcatatggaagttttgccgtataaaggggaggagttatttggagtcggtctatcagatttggtggccacggctacagccgggaaatccacctttctacctcaagtcactccccaacagaaaaaggcaccgacttttcaaccgcagccctttcgttcctttaaaaataagagagcaaagggctattcatatctgccacgaggcagaggtcgagggaagaaacagcaacaggcagctccttcccaggaacagaagccctccccggcttctacaaaagcctcagcatgacgctggggcttctcaagcggactcggggacggtgggaggtcgtctcaaaaattacagcgcgcagtgggctcactcgcaggtagatccctggatcctgcagataatatctcaggggtacaggttggaattagagacagatccacctcgccgtttcctgaagtctgctttaccaacgtccccttccgaaagggagacggttttggaagccattcacaagctgtactctcagcaggtgatagtcaaggtacctcttctacaacaagggaaggggtattattccactctatttgtggtaccgaagccggatggctcggtaaggcctattctaaatctgaagtccttgaacctgtacataaagaagttcaagttcaagatggagtcactcagagcagtgatagcgaacctggaagaaggggactttatggtatccttggacatcaaggatgcgtatctccacgttccaatttacccctcacaccaggggtacctcaggttcgttgtacaaaactgtcactatcagtttcagacgctgccgtttggtttgtccacggcacctcgggtctttacaaaggtaatggccgagatgatgattcttcttcgaagaaaaggcgtattaattatcccatacttggacgatctcctaataagggcaaggtccagagaacagctagagatgggattagcaatatctcaagaggtgctaaagcagcacggatggattctgaatattccaaaatcccaattaatgccgacaactcgtctgctgttcctagggatgattctggacacggttcagaaaaaggtttttcttcccgaggaaaaagccaaggagttatccgacctggtcaggaatctcctaaaaccaggaaaggtgtctgtacatcaatgcacgcatcttcagatgcacctgcggataaccctgtctccaaggacaagggtatctcttctgtggtggttgtagagggctcatctattggagggccgcagattcggcatacaggattggatcctggtgaccacggacgccagcctgagaggctggggagcagccacacaaggaagaaacttccagggagtgtggtcgagcctggaaaagtctcttcacataaacattctggaactaagagcaatctacaatgctctaagccaggcggaacctctgcttcaaggaagaccggtgttgatccagtcggacaacatcacggcagtcgcccatgtaaacagacagggcggcacaagaagcaggagtgcaatggcagaagctgccaggatccttcgctgggcggagaatcacgtgatagcactgtcagcagtgttcatcccgggagtggacaactgggaagcagacttcctcagcagacacgatcttcacccgggagagtggggacttcatccagaagttttccacatgctaataaaccgttgggaaagaccaatggtggacatgatggcgtctcgcctcaacaaaaaactggacaggtattgcgccaggtcaagagatccgcaggcaatagctgtggacgcgctggtaacaccttgggtgtaccagtcggtgtatgtgtttcctcctctgcctctcataccaaaggtattgagaatcatacggcaaagcggagtaagaacgatactagtggctccggattggccaagaaggtcttggtacccggaacttcaagagatggtcacggacgatccgtggcctctacctctaagaca
Encoded proteins:
- the MEST gene encoding mesoderm-specific transcript homolog protein; its protein translation is MKEWWIQVGLLTVPLLAVYLHIPPPNLSPALFAWRSTGAFFTYQEQRIFYRESWGAVGSSDVVILLHGFPTSSYDWYKIWEGLTQRFQRVIALDFIGFGFSDKPRFHRYSIFEQASIVEALISHLGLREQKVNVLSHNYGDTVAQELLHRYERRRTGHINIGSLCLSNGGIFPETHHPRFIQKVLKDGGIFSPILTRLMNFYFFSKGISEVFGPFTQPSDAEYWDMWTALRTNEGNLVVDSILQYINQRRKHRDRWVEALTNTSVPLHLIYGPLDPVNPYPEFLDQYKKLIPKSTFTVLDDHISHYPQVEDPTGFLNAYLNFINSF